A section of the Paenibacillus aurantius genome encodes:
- a CDS encoding anthranilate phosphoribosyltransferase produces MMDLIKEVGRGRKGARDLTPEEARRAAELILSREASAVQIGAFLMAERIKTESAEELTAFVEACRARSRRWPMAGGIDCAGPYDGRRTSFAATVPAAFVLASCGLPVTLHGSAALPPKWGITLPDNFAALGADLTGAAGDRLAMAAESTGFLFAPTEKWCPALAGLRRMREDIGVRTIFNTAEKLLRFSDAPYMAMGVFHGTMFEKMAGILLGLGVRNAIIVQGVEGSEDLSVEKRTRTVMVRGGQHHEMLILDPAVFGLEAAAPEWEWTAERQADTARRVLEGGGEPAFRNMVILNSAVRLWVAERVPSIEEGVALARRTLDGGAALRRFQDWLSSVKPETGSFFKEGIERKRA; encoded by the coding sequence ATGATGGATCTGATCAAGGAAGTCGGAAGAGGCCGCAAAGGAGCCCGGGACCTGACCCCCGAGGAAGCAAGGCGAGCGGCTGAGCTCATTCTGTCCCGCGAAGCGTCCGCCGTTCAGATCGGCGCTTTCCTGATGGCCGAGCGCATCAAGACCGAATCGGCGGAGGAGCTCACCGCTTTCGTGGAGGCGTGCCGGGCCCGCTCGCGCCGCTGGCCGATGGCCGGCGGCATCGACTGCGCGGGGCCGTACGACGGGCGCCGAACGAGCTTCGCCGCCACCGTGCCGGCGGCGTTCGTTCTCGCCTCGTGCGGCCTGCCCGTCACGCTCCACGGAAGCGCAGCGCTTCCGCCGAAGTGGGGCATCACGCTGCCCGACAACTTCGCCGCCTTAGGCGCGGACCTCACCGGCGCAGCCGGCGACCGGCTCGCCATGGCGGCGGAAAGCACGGGCTTTCTGTTCGCCCCCACGGAGAAGTGGTGCCCCGCGCTGGCAGGACTCCGCCGCATGCGCGAGGACATCGGCGTGCGAACAATCTTCAACACGGCCGAGAAGCTGCTGCGCTTCTCGGATGCGCCGTATATGGCGATGGGCGTGTTCCACGGCACCATGTTCGAGAAGATGGCCGGCATTCTGCTCGGACTCGGGGTCCGCAACGCCATTATCGTCCAAGGGGTCGAAGGCTCCGAGGACCTTTCCGTCGAGAAGCGGACGCGGACCGTCATGGTCCGGGGAGGACAGCATCATGAAATGCTGATCCTCGACCCGGCCGTATTCGGCCTGGAGGCAGCGGCTCCCGAATGGGAATGGACCGCCGAACGGCAGGCCGACACGGCCCGCCGCGTCCTCGAGGGCGGAGGGGAGCCCGCCTTCCGGAACATGGTGATCCTGAACAGCGCCGTCCGGCTGTGGGTGGCGGAGCGGGTCCCCTCCATCGAGGAAGGAGTGGCTCTGGCACGCCGAACGCTGGACGGAGGCGCCGCCCTGCGCCGGTTCCAGGATTGGCTGTCCTCGGTGAAGCCCGAAACCGGAAGCTTCTTCAAGGAAGGAATAGAACGGAAGCGAGCTTGA
- a CDS encoding ANTAR domain-containing response regulator — protein sequence MTLTMLLIDEIHSADSAVLRQEPAKRPHSMLASCGYEVRRVPDLSSLPEEGKADAVVLRSTPERLVEAGEELRRQSSLPLLWWYDGGALPEVPYDQGAEWDGMLSASMTADEVRWSVGISLLSFRRKERLRMENDQLTERLNDRRWIEQAKEILCEIKKIPEAEAYEFLRKQAMNERKKLVDVAKSIVKVYQLLRQMDKGGARS from the coding sequence ATGACTTTGACTATGCTTCTTATAGATGAAATTCATTCGGCCGATTCCGCGGTCCTCCGGCAGGAGCCGGCGAAGCGTCCGCATTCGATGCTCGCTTCCTGCGGATACGAAGTCAGGCGGGTGCCGGATCTGTCCTCGCTCCCCGAAGAGGGGAAGGCGGATGCCGTCGTCCTCCGCTCCACGCCCGAACGGCTGGTGGAGGCCGGGGAAGAGCTCCGCCGCCAGTCCTCTCTCCCCCTGCTATGGTGGTATGATGGGGGAGCCCTTCCCGAGGTGCCTTATGACCAAGGGGCGGAATGGGACGGCATGCTTTCCGCCTCCATGACCGCGGACGAGGTGCGGTGGTCGGTCGGGATCAGCCTGCTCAGCTTCCGGCGCAAAGAGCGGCTGCGGATGGAGAACGACCAATTGACCGAACGGCTGAATGACCGGCGGTGGATTGAGCAGGCGAAAGAGATTTTGTGCGAGATCAAGAAGATTCCGGAAGCCGAAGCCTATGAGTTTCTGCGTAAACAGGCCATGAATGAGCGCAAGAAGCTGGTGGACGTCGCGAAATCGATCGTCAAGGTCTACCAGCTGCTGCGCCAGATGGATAAAGGAGGAGCCCGCTCATGA
- a CDS encoding nitrate/nitrite transporter produces MDAKAFRKAGHWPSLVSAFLYFDVSFMIWVMLGALSLFVTKDFGLTASQKALMVAIPTLGGSIFRIPMGVLADRIGSRRTGMIGMGLTVLPLLWGWLGGTTLNQVHAFGFLLGIAGASFAVSLSLASRWYPPEYQGLAMGIAGAGNSGTALATFFGPKLAEAYGWHSVFGMALIPLLLVFGVYALMAKDSPNQPPAKKLKDYLNMFRFADTWWFCFFYSITFGGFVGFSTYLSIFFFDQYGEAVVAGGLTKVQVGYIVTAVVIAGSFFRPLGGYLADRVGGMKLLVVLFGLISVQLLLLSTLPSRYLALLLFIGMMMCLGMGNGSIFQIVPQRFPKEIGVVTGVVGAAGGLGGFVLPFALGSLKETTGSFSTGFLLAGCFVFAASLLFYLRSLNWKKTWAAAGSGVNY; encoded by the coding sequence ATGGACGCAAAGGCTTTTCGCAAGGCGGGGCATTGGCCCAGCTTGGTATCGGCATTTTTGTATTTTGATGTCAGCTTCATGATTTGGGTGATGCTCGGGGCGCTGTCCCTGTTCGTCACCAAGGATTTCGGGTTAACGGCTTCCCAGAAGGCGCTCATGGTCGCCATTCCCACCTTGGGGGGCTCCATCTTCCGGATCCCGATGGGGGTTCTGGCGGACCGGATCGGGTCCCGCCGGACCGGCATGATCGGAATGGGGCTGACGGTTCTCCCCCTGCTGTGGGGGTGGCTCGGCGGCACGACGCTCAACCAGGTTCACGCCTTCGGCTTCCTGCTCGGCATCGCCGGGGCGAGCTTTGCGGTGTCGCTCTCGCTCGCGAGCCGGTGGTACCCGCCGGAATACCAGGGCTTGGCCATGGGCATCGCCGGGGCGGGGAACAGCGGAACGGCGCTTGCGACGTTCTTCGGGCCGAAGCTGGCGGAAGCGTACGGCTGGCACTCGGTGTTCGGGATGGCACTCATCCCGCTCCTGCTTGTCTTCGGCGTTTATGCGCTGATGGCGAAGGACAGCCCGAACCAGCCGCCGGCCAAGAAGCTGAAGGATTACCTGAACATGTTCCGCTTCGCCGATACGTGGTGGTTCTGCTTCTTCTATTCGATTACCTTCGGGGGCTTCGTCGGCTTCTCCACGTACTTGAGCATCTTCTTCTTCGACCAGTACGGGGAAGCCGTTGTGGCGGGCGGCCTGACGAAGGTTCAGGTCGGCTACATCGTCACGGCCGTCGTCATAGCGGGCAGCTTCTTCCGGCCGCTCGGGGGGTATCTGGCGGACCGGGTCGGCGGCATGAAGCTCTTGGTGGTGCTTTTCGGCCTGATTTCCGTGCAGCTGCTTCTCTTGTCGACGCTGCCTTCCCGGTACCTCGCCCTTCTGCTGTTCATCGGCATGATGATGTGCCTCGGGATGGGCAACGGCTCCATCTTCCAGATCGTGCCTCAGCGGTTTCCGAAAGAAATCGGCGTGGTGACGGGGGTAGTCGGGGCGGCCGGCGGACTCGGAGGCTTTGTGCTTCCCTTTGCCCTCGGTTCTCTGAAGGAAACAACGGGAAGCTTCTCCACGGGCTTTCTTCTGGCCGGCTGCTTTGTTTTTGCCGCTTCGCTCCTGTTCTACCTGAGATCTCTTAACTGGAAGAAGACGTGGGCGGCGGCCGGAAGCGGCGTGAATTATTAA
- a CDS encoding molybdopterin oxidoreductase family protein, which produces MEAAGSLTSHCCFCSMQCGMTLVRSDPKAEINGPAGYTVKPSPDFPVATGRLCQKGLNALDHARHPSRILHPFRRTEGSAGDPAAAQGPKEWERASWEEALTDIAGRIRAIQGRAGKDAVAVYGGGSLTNEVCYLMGKFTRVALQSRYIDYNGRYCMSSAAAASNRAFGLDRGMTFPLSEIPKAKYIIIAGANVAECQPTLVPYLMEAKKNGAILVTTDPRNTMTSKMADLHVRLQPGFDSVFVNGLLNVLIREKLYDARFVAERTTGLGEVEEAVRPFTPERVEELTGVLEAVTRTIARGFAKAETGIVLTARGLEQQVNGVENTLNYINLCLLTGKIGRAGCGYGAVTGQANGQGGREHGQKADQLPGYRSIEDPAARRHVAGVWGIEPDELPGKGVSAYEMIQKIDEGEIRALIVLGSNPVVSSPNSRFVERALAKLELLVVVDLFETETASRAHWLLPGSSFLEGEGTLTNLEGRVFHRPRAFSPPGESLPDYEILCRLAEKLGRGEYFRYPSIEAVFAELCRASAGGPADYSGLTYDRLIRAKGVHWPCPAPEHPGTPMLFTGRFAHADGRARLFGITPKLPAEPADAEYPYVLTTGRLPNHYLSGVQTRRTEALLKKAPVPVAEVHPRLAAAVGLGVGSRIRLTSRRDSLVFEVKVTEGIHPRTIFVPFHWGGELCINRLTNDKLDPVSSMPEFKICAVKAEKA; this is translated from the coding sequence ATGGAAGCAGCCGGAAGTCTGACATCCCACTGCTGCTTCTGCAGCATGCAGTGCGGGATGACGTTGGTTAGGAGTGACCCGAAGGCGGAAATCAACGGGCCGGCCGGATATACGGTTAAGCCGAGTCCGGATTTTCCGGTGGCGACCGGCCGCCTGTGCCAGAAGGGACTGAACGCGCTGGACCACGCCCGGCATCCTTCGCGGATCCTTCATCCCTTTAGAAGGACAGAAGGAAGCGCAGGGGACCCGGCGGCTGCCCAAGGGCCGAAGGAATGGGAGCGGGCTTCCTGGGAGGAGGCCCTGACGGACATAGCCGGGCGGATCCGGGCCATTCAAGGGAGGGCCGGCAAGGATGCGGTCGCCGTCTACGGAGGAGGATCGCTCACGAACGAAGTGTGCTACCTCATGGGCAAGTTTACCCGGGTAGCGCTGCAGTCGAGGTATATCGACTACAACGGAAGATACTGCATGTCCTCGGCGGCGGCCGCCTCGAACCGGGCCTTCGGGCTCGATCGGGGGATGACGTTCCCCTTGAGCGAAATTCCGAAGGCGAAGTACATCATCATCGCGGGGGCGAATGTGGCGGAATGCCAGCCGACCCTCGTGCCTTATCTGATGGAAGCGAAGAAGAACGGGGCGATTCTCGTCACCACCGACCCCCGCAACACGATGACCTCCAAAATGGCGGACCTTCACGTCAGGCTGCAGCCGGGCTTCGATTCCGTCTTCGTGAACGGCCTGTTGAACGTCCTGATCCGGGAGAAGCTGTATGACGCCCGGTTCGTGGCGGAGCGGACGACCGGTCTTGGGGAGGTGGAGGAAGCGGTCCGGCCATTTACCCCGGAGCGGGTGGAGGAGCTGACCGGAGTGCTCGAGGCCGTCACCCGGACGATCGCCCGGGGCTTCGCCAAGGCGGAGACCGGCATCGTGCTGACCGCCCGAGGACTGGAGCAGCAGGTGAACGGCGTGGAGAACACGCTGAACTACATCAACCTCTGTCTCTTAACGGGCAAAATCGGCCGGGCGGGCTGCGGCTACGGAGCCGTGACCGGGCAGGCGAACGGGCAGGGCGGCAGGGAGCACGGGCAGAAGGCGGATCAGCTGCCCGGCTACCGTTCGATTGAGGATCCCGCCGCCCGGAGGCATGTAGCCGGGGTGTGGGGGATCGAGCCTGACGAGCTGCCCGGCAAAGGCGTCTCCGCCTACGAGATGATCCAGAAGATCGACGAAGGGGAGATCCGGGCGCTGATCGTGCTCGGCTCGAATCCGGTCGTCTCGAGTCCGAACAGCCGCTTTGTCGAGAGGGCGCTCGCCAAGCTGGAGCTTCTCGTCGTGGTGGATCTGTTCGAGACGGAAACCGCCTCCCGGGCTCACTGGCTCCTTCCCGGCTCCTCCTTCCTGGAAGGCGAAGGGACGCTGACCAATCTGGAGGGGCGGGTGTTCCACCGGCCCCGGGCCTTCTCTCCCCCGGGAGAGAGCCTGCCGGACTACGAAATCCTCTGCCGGCTGGCGGAGAAGCTCGGACGCGGCGAGTATTTCCGCTATCCGTCCATCGAGGCGGTTTTCGCGGAGCTGTGCCGGGCCTCGGCGGGCGGTCCGGCCGATTACAGCGGCTTGACCTACGACCGGCTGATCCGGGCCAAAGGGGTGCACTGGCCCTGCCCCGCCCCGGAACATCCCGGGACGCCGATGCTGTTCACCGGCCGCTTCGCCCACGCCGACGGCCGGGCCCGCCTGTTCGGGATCACCCCAAAGCTTCCGGCGGAGCCGGCCGACGCCGAGTATCCATACGTGCTGACGACGGGGAGGCTCCCCAATCATTACTTGAGCGGGGTGCAGACCCGCCGGACGGAGGCGCTGCTGAAGAAGGCGCCGGTTCCGGTGGCGGAGGTTCATCCCCGTCTGGCCGCCGCCGTGGGGCTCGGGGTGGGAAGCCGGATCCGGCTCACCTCACGCCGGGATTCGCTTGTGTTCGAAGTGAAGGTGACGGAGGGCATTCACCCCCGGACCATCTTCGTCCCGTTTCATTGGGGCGGGGAGCTGTGCATCAACCGGCTGACGAACGACAAGCTCGACCCCGTCAGCTCCATGCCCGAATTCAAAATCTGCGCCGTCAAAGCTGAGAAGGCCTGA
- the nirB gene encoding nitrite reductase large subunit NirB, with protein sequence MDRKKLVLIGNGMAGMNTVETILKLSDRKFDITVFGSEPHPNYNRILLSSVLAGSARVEDIVINPLEWYAENGIRLHTGETVTAVDPASRTLRTDKGRTEAYDELILATGSLPFMLPLPGADKEGVIAFRDIKDCETMIETAKHHRKAAVIGGGLLGLEAARGLLNLGMEVSVIHICDYLMERQLDAPASKMLRAELERQGMSFLLSKQTKAILGDARVTGVEFADGTSVDADLVVMAVGIRPNVSLAKESGIGVNRGIVVNDYMQTDQPHIYAVGECAEHNGMVYGLVAPLYEQGAVLAKTLCGTETPPYRGSVLSTKLKVSGVDVFSAGEFVDGEDTQAVCVHDEWNGVYKKVLLRNRRIIGGVLFGDTSEGSTLFRLIRTGAEMTPELHASLVGGPSAKSGAPVNAAAAMAPDELICGCNGVTKETIVRAIREQGLTSVDAVKGCTGASRSCGGCKPLVGQLLEHVLGDGFETPVKETVCSCTTLSRDELVEAIREKRLTHMREVMNVLGWSTEEGCSKCRPALNYYLAMVWPDEYEDAKASRFVNERMHANIQHNGTYSVVPRMYGGVTSPSELRRIADAAEKYGVKMVKVTGGQRLDLLGVKKEDLPSIWADLDMPSGWAYGKALRTVKTCVGADFCRFGTQNSIQMGIDIEKKYERLNTPAKVKMAVSGCPRNCAESGIKDLGVVAVDGGWELYAGGNGGVKLRGGDLLCKVKTSEEVMDITGAYLQFYRETGNYGERTSEWVVRIGLDTIREAVVENTANRQALLTRVEKVLEKLTDPWKDVINNRPKYADLYDGISVASE encoded by the coding sequence ATGGACAGGAAGAAGCTTGTGCTGATCGGCAACGGGATGGCCGGGATGAATACGGTGGAAACGATTCTTAAGCTGTCGGACCGGAAGTTCGACATTACGGTGTTCGGAAGCGAGCCGCATCCGAATTACAACCGCATCCTGCTCTCCTCCGTTCTCGCGGGCAGCGCCCGGGTGGAGGACATCGTCATTAATCCGCTGGAATGGTACGCCGAGAACGGCATCCGGCTTCATACGGGAGAGACCGTCACGGCAGTTGATCCCGCTTCCCGCACCCTCCGCACCGACAAGGGCCGGACGGAGGCTTACGACGAGCTTATCCTTGCCACCGGATCGCTTCCGTTTATGCTCCCGCTGCCGGGGGCGGACAAGGAAGGCGTCATCGCCTTCCGGGACATTAAGGACTGCGAGACGATGATCGAAACGGCTAAGCATCACCGCAAAGCGGCGGTTATCGGAGGCGGGCTGCTCGGACTGGAGGCCGCACGGGGGCTTCTGAACCTCGGCATGGAGGTCAGCGTCATCCATATTTGTGACTATTTGATGGAGCGGCAGCTCGATGCGCCCGCCTCCAAGATGCTGAGGGCCGAGCTGGAACGGCAGGGAATGAGCTTCCTGCTCAGTAAGCAGACCAAGGCGATCCTCGGCGATGCCCGGGTGACCGGCGTCGAGTTCGCCGACGGAACGTCGGTGGACGCGGACCTGGTGGTGATGGCGGTCGGCATCCGGCCAAACGTGAGCCTGGCGAAGGAGAGCGGAATCGGGGTTAACCGCGGAATCGTCGTCAATGACTACATGCAGACGGACCAGCCCCACATCTATGCCGTCGGGGAGTGCGCCGAGCACAACGGAATGGTTTACGGACTGGTCGCCCCTCTCTATGAGCAGGGCGCGGTGCTGGCCAAGACGCTGTGCGGCACGGAGACCCCTCCTTACCGGGGCTCGGTGCTGTCCACCAAGCTTAAGGTGTCGGGCGTCGACGTCTTCTCCGCCGGAGAATTTGTCGACGGGGAGGACACCCAGGCCGTCTGCGTCCACGACGAGTGGAACGGCGTCTACAAGAAGGTGCTTCTGCGGAACCGGCGGATCATCGGGGGCGTCCTGTTCGGCGATACGTCGGAAGGGAGCACGCTCTTCCGGCTCATCCGCACCGGCGCAGAGATGACCCCGGAGCTTCACGCGTCTCTCGTCGGCGGCCCGTCCGCCAAGAGCGGCGCACCGGTTAATGCGGCGGCGGCCATGGCGCCGGATGAGCTCATATGCGGATGCAACGGGGTAACGAAGGAGACGATCGTCCGGGCCATCCGGGAGCAAGGGCTGACCTCAGTGGATGCGGTCAAGGGCTGCACCGGGGCCTCCCGCTCCTGCGGAGGCTGCAAGCCGCTCGTCGGGCAGCTGCTCGAGCATGTGCTCGGGGACGGCTTCGAAACGCCGGTCAAGGAGACGGTCTGCTCCTGCACGACGCTGTCCCGCGACGAGCTGGTGGAAGCGATCCGGGAGAAGAGGCTGACCCACATGCGCGAGGTGATGAACGTGCTGGGCTGGAGCACGGAGGAGGGGTGCTCCAAGTGCCGTCCGGCGCTCAATTATTACCTGGCCATGGTGTGGCCGGACGAATATGAGGATGCGAAGGCTTCGCGCTTCGTGAATGAGCGGATGCACGCCAACATCCAGCACAACGGCACTTATTCGGTCGTTCCCCGCATGTACGGGGGCGTCACCTCGCCAAGCGAGCTGAGACGGATTGCCGATGCGGCCGAGAAGTACGGGGTGAAGATGGTCAAGGTAACCGGCGGTCAGCGGCTCGACCTGCTCGGGGTGAAGAAGGAAGACCTGCCGAGCATATGGGCCGACCTCGACATGCCGTCGGGCTGGGCTTACGGGAAGGCGCTCCGGACGGTCAAAACATGCGTAGGCGCCGACTTCTGCCGCTTCGGCACCCAGAACTCCATCCAGATGGGCATTGATATCGAGAAGAAGTACGAGAGGCTGAATACGCCGGCCAAGGTGAAGATGGCGGTTTCCGGCTGTCCCCGCAACTGTGCGGAGTCGGGCATTAAAGATCTCGGCGTCGTGGCGGTCGATGGCGGCTGGGAGCTGTATGCGGGCGGCAACGGAGGCGTCAAGCTGAGAGGGGGCGACCTGCTCTGCAAGGTGAAGACGTCGGAGGAGGTCATGGACATCACGGGGGCCTATCTTCAGTTTTATCGGGAGACGGGGAATTACGGCGAGCGGACTTCGGAATGGGTCGTCCGGATCGGCCTCGATACCATCCGGGAGGCGGTCGTCGAAAATACGGCCAACCGCCAAGCCCTGCTGACCCGGGTCGAGAAGGTGCTCGAGAAGCTGACGGACCCTTGGAAGGATGTCATCAACAACCGCCCCAAGTATGCGGATTTGTACGACGGAATCTCGGTAGCGTCAGAATAA
- the nirD gene encoding nitrite reductase small subunit NirD has protein sequence MNRYPVGSIEEIPFMRGRVVSLGKQEIAVFRLSNGEVKAVENRCPHKGGPLSEGIVSGGNVYCPLHDWKVCLRSGDVQEPDRGCVKTYQVEVIGSEIFLYTESPVTSP, from the coding sequence ATGAACCGATATCCGGTGGGAAGCATAGAGGAGATCCCGTTCATGCGGGGAAGGGTGGTGTCCCTCGGCAAACAGGAAATCGCCGTATTCCGGCTGTCGAACGGGGAAGTGAAGGCGGTGGAGAACCGCTGCCCCCACAAGGGAGGGCCTCTCTCGGAAGGAATCGTGTCCGGCGGGAATGTGTACTGCCCGCTTCATGACTGGAAGGTATGCCTCCGCAGCGGGGACGTGCAGGAGCCGGACCGCGGCTGTGTCAAAACCTATCAGGTGGAAGTGATCGGCAGCGAGATTTTCCTTTATACGGAATCCCCGGTGACGAGCCCCTGA
- a CDS encoding general stress protein, giving the protein MNRTTAGVYLEEEAAVNAIEELKKAGYGEEDITVVTKDKRALEELEETTGAQTPDGLSGGSVTGGVIGGAAGLFVSLSSLAVPGVGPLLVAGALAATAAGAAIGASAGGYTGTLTELGLNEDEAKRYDDDLRDGKVLVLVHAEEGEESEAARILHR; this is encoded by the coding sequence ATGAACCGGACGACAGCGGGGGTTTATCTAGAGGAAGAAGCGGCGGTCAATGCCATTGAAGAATTGAAAAAAGCAGGCTACGGGGAAGAAGACATCACCGTCGTAACGAAGGACAAGAGGGCCTTGGAGGAGCTGGAGGAAACGACCGGAGCCCAGACGCCGGACGGCTTGTCCGGAGGCTCGGTGACCGGCGGGGTCATAGGCGGTGCCGCCGGGCTGTTCGTCAGCCTGAGCTCGCTTGCCGTTCCCGGCGTCGGTCCGCTGCTTGTGGCCGGGGCGCTGGCCGCTACCGCGGCGGGAGCCGCCATCGGAGCAAGCGCCGGAGGCTATACCGGCACCTTGACCGAGCTTGGGCTTAATGAGGATGAGGCCAAACGCTATGACGATGATCTGCGTGACGGCAAAGTGCTCGTTCTGGTCCATGCCGAAGAGGGGGAAGAGAGCGAGGCGGCCCGGATTCTGCATCGGTAA
- a CDS encoding phytanoyl-CoA dioxygenase family protein, producing the protein MSVNPRTPEEINRKLYPRTGLYRALAEGTEIGEEEKRFYREQGFLGVQGFLTTEEIRNAVQALAEHIDSDETKVKVQFTKPKSELSSRGERELAVRKVYDFVEEEERLRAIACKPMLLEAVEKLLGAKPKLVQDMALLKPPFGGGEKPWHQDMAYGPLAFDKPVIGVWLALDEADEDNGCMQVIPRSHMDGGVPHYAVRDWQICDANVPVERNLAVPLKPGGALFFHGLLTHGTAHNFSARRRRALQFHYAPEGAEKLHPPEYKRLFTNEMTGAEC; encoded by the coding sequence ATGAGCGTCAATCCGAGAACCCCCGAGGAAATTAACCGGAAGCTGTACCCCCGGACGGGCCTTTACCGCGCTTTGGCGGAGGGCACGGAGATCGGGGAAGAAGAGAAACGGTTCTATCGGGAGCAGGGCTTTCTGGGCGTGCAGGGCTTTCTTACAACAGAGGAAATCCGAAATGCGGTGCAGGCCTTGGCGGAGCATATCGACAGCGACGAGACGAAGGTTAAGGTCCAGTTTACGAAGCCGAAAAGTGAGCTGAGCAGCCGCGGGGAACGGGAGCTTGCGGTCCGCAAGGTGTACGATTTTGTCGAGGAGGAAGAGCGCCTTCGGGCCATCGCCTGCAAGCCGATGCTGCTCGAGGCGGTCGAGAAGCTGCTCGGAGCAAAGCCGAAGCTCGTCCAGGACATGGCCCTGCTGAAGCCGCCTTTCGGAGGGGGAGAAAAGCCCTGGCACCAGGACATGGCCTATGGTCCGCTCGCCTTTGACAAGCCGGTGATCGGCGTGTGGCTTGCTCTGGATGAAGCCGATGAGGACAACGGCTGCATGCAGGTCATTCCCCGCTCCCATATGGACGGGGGCGTGCCCCACTACGCCGTCCGCGACTGGCAGATTTGCGATGCGAACGTCCCCGTGGAGCGCAACCTGGCCGTCCCGCTTAAACCGGGCGGAGCTCTGTTCTTTCACGGCCTCCTGACTCACGGCACCGCCCATAACTTCTCGGCCCGGCGCCGCAGGGCGCTGCAGTTCCACTATGCCCCCGAAGGGGCGGAGAAGCTCCATCCCCCGGAATACAAGCGTCTCTTCACGAACGAAATGACCGGGGCGGAATGCTGA
- a CDS encoding AraC family transcriptional regulator — MDAKGVEETMEKLYPVGRLTFRAAAGSGKARCEPGWSWRPPPLPDYDLWYVMEGSGFVTINGERHEARRGECFLLRPGDRVEAEQEPEDRLLVLFLHFTALVPEEESPEAQWLPDRRTTVEDPYSFEHDFHRLLECRESQEAGWEEEFGLLLKLLWLQLLRVRARKEGKPAFSYKQRQDVRRVITYLREHLGEPVDYRELARLAGLSPRYLSGLFKAQTGYSLKEYITRLRMDRAKVLLTETAMNVTQAAEAVGYSDLYFFSKLFKSLYGVPPSYYRRSVRQAAKHR; from the coding sequence ATGGATGCAAAAGGGGTGGAGGAGACGATGGAGAAGCTGTACCCGGTCGGCCGGCTGACCTTCCGGGCCGCGGCCGGCAGCGGCAAAGCCCGCTGCGAGCCCGGCTGGAGCTGGCGGCCCCCGCCGCTTCCGGATTACGACCTCTGGTATGTAATGGAGGGAAGCGGCTTTGTAACCATTAACGGAGAGCGGCACGAGGCCCGGCGGGGCGAATGCTTCCTGCTTCGTCCGGGCGACCGGGTGGAGGCGGAGCAGGAGCCGGAAGACCGGCTGCTTGTCCTTTTTCTGCATTTTACGGCCTTGGTACCGGAAGAAGAGTCGCCCGAGGCGCAGTGGCTGCCCGACAGGAGGACGACCGTCGAGGACCCGTACTCCTTTGAGCATGATTTCCATCGCCTGCTGGAATGCAGGGAGAGCCAGGAAGCGGGATGGGAGGAGGAGTTCGGCCTCCTCCTGAAGCTTCTATGGCTGCAGCTGCTCCGCGTCCGTGCCCGCAAGGAAGGGAAGCCGGCCTTCTCGTACAAGCAGCGGCAGGACGTCCGCCGCGTGATCACTTACCTCCGCGAGCACTTGGGAGAGCCCGTAGACTATCGTGAGCTCGCGCGGCTGGCCGGTCTTTCCCCGCGCTACTTGAGCGGGCTGTTCAAGGCCCAGACAGGCTATTCCTTGAAGGAGTATATCACCCGGCTGCGGATGGACCGGGCCAAGGTTCTGCTCACGGAAACCGCTATGAATGTCACGCAGGCCGCCGAAGCCGTCGGCTATTCGGACTTGTATTTCTTCAGCAAGCTGTTCAAAAGCCTGTACGGCGTCCCGCCCTCCTATTACC